From Mucilaginibacter rubeus, a single genomic window includes:
- a CDS encoding isocitrate lyase/phosphoenolpyruvate mutase family protein produces MKNRFKEFLALHHNTELLQIGNVWNVQSAQVYDKLNFKAIGTSSAAVAATLGLADGEEMSFDDYLFVIKRIAASASAILSVDLEAGYGNTPEEISDNIIRLHSIGVAGINIEDSIVINGQRSIVDANEFAAKLKQVTGLLAKAGVEVFINVRGDSFLLGLPNALEGALTRTKLYQDTGVHGLFFPCITQISDIEKITALSNLPVSVMCMPNLPDFKALQSAGVKRISSGNFLNSIIYQELENKVEKIVAENSFASLFN; encoded by the coding sequence ATGAAAAACAGATTTAAAGAATTTTTAGCCCTGCATCATAATACAGAACTTCTGCAAATTGGTAACGTATGGAATGTACAAAGCGCACAGGTTTATGATAAACTGAATTTTAAGGCCATAGGCACATCAAGCGCGGCAGTTGCAGCTACATTAGGTCTTGCCGATGGTGAAGAAATGAGTTTTGATGATTATCTTTTTGTGATCAAACGGATAGCAGCATCGGCATCGGCCATTTTATCAGTTGATCTTGAAGCGGGTTATGGTAACACGCCTGAAGAGATCAGTGACAATATCATCCGTCTGCATAGTATTGGTGTGGCAGGTATTAACATCGAAGATTCGATAGTAATCAACGGTCAGCGCAGCATTGTTGATGCGAATGAATTTGCCGCAAAACTTAAACAGGTTACCGGTTTACTGGCGAAAGCAGGAGTGGAGGTATTTATAAATGTAAGGGGCGATTCATTTTTGCTTGGTTTGCCCAACGCGCTTGAAGGTGCCCTCACCCGCACTAAACTTTACCAGGATACAGGCGTACATGGTTTGTTTTTTCCTTGCATCACACAAATAAGTGATATCGAAAAAATAACCGCCTTATCCAACCTCCCCGTTAGCGTAATGTGTATGCCTAACCTGCCTGATTTTAAAGCGCTGCAGAGCGCCGGTGTAAAACGGATCAGTTCAGGTAATTTTTTAAACAGCATTATTTACCAGGAGCTGGAAAACAAAGTTGAAAAGATAGTCGCCGAAAATAGCTTCGCGAGCCTGTTTAATTAA
- a CDS encoding RagB/SusD family nutrient uptake outer membrane protein, giving the protein MKKITYILLTAMVCMASCKKGTLDLVPQTALSSASFFKNADQFNQALTGAYTNLRGVAFMGIYMDEMRSDNTFFTFYSADRGTSTSAEAYAEFIDNSTSSQAPNSPGNRYGNDYEGIAKLNTILTRLDKSSLAQTDKDKIGGEALFLRAFYYYDLVQHFGGVPLQVEEVTDVNGAFLPRNSVDEVYTQILADLNKAIPLLPVVKAFPQSGRATQGAAKMLLGYAYMSKPSPDYAKAEAALLDITKMSYSLLPNYANVFDPTNKNNSESIFEVQYKAGNDGQQSDFIWRFIPKTTNTEAILGLHGTNARGSLASGGWNVPTQEMVDSYEKGDLRLPASIAVAEGTVNNEVLTTTAVKSPVDYKPTAGLGYYYFIKKYLHPPYQVEYNTDDNWPIYRYSGALLLLAECLVAENKNGEALPYLNQVRLRAGLPALAQATKLNVSNEMRHELAFENHRWTDLIRNGQAIDAITAKGVRLKALYGFLLPSTFLIDQNRLIYAIPFREIQINSKLTQNPGY; this is encoded by the coding sequence ATGAAAAAGATAACCTATATATTACTAACAGCAATGGTTTGCATGGCCTCCTGCAAAAAGGGAACGCTTGACCTTGTACCGCAAACCGCGCTTAGTTCGGCTTCATTTTTTAAAAATGCCGACCAGTTTAACCAGGCACTTACCGGTGCATATACAAACCTTAGGGGAGTGGCCTTTATGGGTATTTACATGGACGAAATGCGTTCGGATAATACCTTCTTCACTTTCTATTCTGCCGATAGGGGAACGTCAACCAGCGCTGAAGCTTATGCCGAGTTTATAGATAATTCTACCTCAAGCCAGGCGCCAAACTCGCCGGGCAACCGATACGGAAATGACTATGAAGGAATAGCTAAGTTAAACACGATTTTGACCAGGCTCGATAAATCTTCTCTTGCACAAACTGATAAAGACAAGATTGGAGGGGAAGCCTTGTTTTTACGCGCCTTTTATTACTATGATCTGGTTCAGCATTTTGGCGGAGTTCCGCTGCAGGTAGAAGAAGTAACGGATGTGAATGGAGCCTTTTTGCCGCGTAATTCGGTAGATGAGGTTTATACCCAGATATTAGCCGACTTGAACAAAGCCATACCGCTTTTACCTGTTGTTAAAGCATTCCCGCAATCGGGTCGTGCTACGCAGGGAGCGGCTAAAATGCTGTTAGGGTATGCATACATGTCAAAACCAAGTCCTGATTATGCCAAGGCCGAAGCCGCGTTATTGGATATAACCAAAATGAGTTACTCGCTTTTGCCTAACTATGCCAATGTTTTCGATCCTACCAACAAGAACAATTCCGAATCAATTTTTGAGGTACAGTACAAGGCAGGGAATGATGGGCAGCAAAGCGATTTTATCTGGCGATTTATTCCTAAAACTACCAACACCGAAGCTATACTTGGTCTACATGGTACTAATGCCCGTGGCAGTCTTGCCAGCGGCGGATGGAATGTACCAACACAGGAAATGGTTGACTCATACGAAAAAGGTGATTTGAGGTTACCTGCCTCAATTGCTGTGGCCGAAGGCACGGTAAATAACGAGGTGTTGACCACAACCGCCGTTAAAAGTCCTGTTGATTATAAACCAACTGCTGGTCTTGGTTATTACTATTTCATCAAAAAGTACCTGCACCCGCCATACCAGGTTGAATACAATACTGATGATAACTGGCCTATATACCGTTACTCGGGCGCATTATTGCTTTTGGCAGAGTGTTTAGTTGCCGAGAATAAAAATGGTGAGGCTTTACCATATTTAAACCAGGTAAGGTTAAGAGCCGGTTTACCTGCCCTTGCTCAGGCCACTAAGCTTAACGTGTCTAATGAAATGCGCCATGAGCTGGCATTTGAAAATCACCGGTGGACAGATCTGATCCGAAATGGTCAGGCTATTGATGCTATCACAGCCAAGGGTGTGCGTTTGAAAGCATTGTACGGATTTTTATTGCCATCTACTTTCCTGATTGATCAGAACAGGTTGATTTACGCTATTCCTTTCCGGGAGATCCAGATCAACAGCAAACTGACTCAAAATCCGGGTTATTGA
- a CDS encoding YybH family protein, with protein MKTAKTPQEVHAVLAAAFNTKNLDVIMNVYDANGIIFPEPRKEVSGQSQFVEAVKSICAVPGVMEIKTVYCLQSGDVAVGRSEWSITDKGKTQVAAKGIELMKQQPDGSWKIIIDHAFGAEANLVA; from the coding sequence ATGAAAACAGCAAAAACACCACAGGAAGTGCACGCCGTACTGGCGGCAGCTTTTAACACCAAAAACTTAGATGTAATTATGAATGTGTACGATGCCAACGGCATCATTTTCCCTGAACCCAGAAAAGAAGTATCAGGGCAGTCCCAGTTTGTAGAAGCAGTAAAAAGCATTTGCGCTGTTCCGGGCGTAATGGAAATTAAAACCGTTTACTGTCTACAATCGGGCGATGTAGCCGTAGGCCGATCGGAGTGGAGCATTACAGACAAAGGTAAAACCCAGGTTGCAGCAAAAGGCATCGAACTTATGAAGCAACAACCCGATGGCAGCTGGAAAATTATCATCGATCACGCTTTCGGAGCCGAAGCTAATCTTGTAGCATGA
- a CDS encoding helix-turn-helix domain-containing protein, which produces MVFKEILPGQRLQPYIKCFYFYESDSDRSYDDIVFPSGTMEVIFNLGAGNWKSKKGDTFYTTPPVELWGQITKPLAIQSVGRNIMLGFRFYPHSAAYFFDENVAEFNNEIVDARQVFGPKLQTLYSRLLETPDLNAKVAMIEDYLWSRLSVTEKKHSKIKFIGDIIGNLKKSYSDDNILSISNRHNISSRHLNTLFSQYTGIPPKLFYKINRFQHSLNLVNAAEEKLTNVAYSAGYFDQAHFIKEFKLFTGLTPNAFAAQASPINQILAGS; this is translated from the coding sequence ATGGTTTTTAAAGAGATTCTTCCGGGCCAAAGGCTGCAGCCGTACATCAAATGCTTCTACTTTTACGAATCTGATTCGGACAGGAGCTATGATGATATCGTGTTCCCAAGCGGCACCATGGAAGTGATCTTTAACCTTGGCGCCGGAAACTGGAAGTCAAAAAAAGGGGATACATTTTATACCACGCCTCCAGTTGAGCTTTGGGGGCAGATCACCAAGCCGCTGGCCATACAATCGGTAGGAAGAAATATCATGCTGGGCTTCCGTTTCTACCCACATTCGGCCGCTTATTTTTTTGACGAAAATGTAGCCGAGTTCAATAATGAAATTGTAGATGCCAGGCAGGTATTCGGCCCTAAATTGCAAACGCTTTATTCAAGGTTATTGGAGACTCCCGATCTGAACGCGAAGGTAGCCATGATTGAGGATTACCTTTGGAGCCGTTTATCTGTAACTGAAAAAAAGCACTCGAAGATCAAATTCATAGGTGACATCATAGGCAATCTTAAAAAGAGCTACAGCGATGATAATATCCTATCTATTTCCAACCGGCATAATATTTCTTCACGGCATTTAAATACCCTTTTTTCGCAGTATACTGGCATACCTCCCAAATTATTTTATAAAATAAATCGCTTTCAACATAGCCTTAACCTCGTAAACGCTGCCGAAGAAAAGCTGACCAATGTAGCTTACAGCGCCGGCTATTTTGATCAGGCCCATTTTATAAAGGAGTTTAAGCTTTTTACAGGACTTACCCCTAATGCCTTTGCCGCGCAGGCATCGCCAATAAACCAGATTTTGGCGGGCAGTTAA
- a CDS encoding TlpA family protein disulfide reductase, with protein MKIKLLLITCLFSITALFASAQTNAAADPNTDRGYIVKTGDIAPADFELVLTDGTKTSLKQLRGKVVILQFTASWCSVCREEMPHLEKEIWQAYKDKGLVLIGVDRDEPLEKVKGFHQVMNISYPLALDPGADIFGRFANKKSGVTRNVVIDRDGKIVYLTRLYDKQEFASMLKAVDALVNNKTASIN; from the coding sequence ATGAAGATTAAACTTTTACTTATTACCTGCCTGTTTTCCATAACAGCGCTATTTGCCTCAGCGCAAACAAACGCGGCTGCTGATCCGAACACAGATCGTGGTTACATCGTGAAAACAGGCGATATCGCCCCGGCTGATTTTGAGCTTGTGCTTACCGATGGCACTAAAACATCATTAAAGCAATTACGCGGTAAAGTGGTTATCCTGCAATTTACTGCAAGCTGGTGCAGCGTATGCCGCGAAGAAATGCCTCATCTTGAAAAAGAGATCTGGCAGGCTTATAAAGATAAAGGCCTGGTTTTAATAGGTGTTGACCGCGATGAACCGCTTGAAAAAGTGAAAGGTTTTCACCAGGTCATGAACATCAGCTACCCGCTGGCCCTTGATCCCGGTGCAGATATCTTCGGACGGTTTGCTAACAAAAAAAGTGGCGTCACGCGTAATGTAGTTATTGACCGCGATGGGAAAATTGTTTACCTCACCCGCTTGTACGATAAACAGGAATTTGCATCCATGCTAAAAGCTGTCGACGCTTTGGTGAACAACAAAACAGCATCTATCAACTAA
- a CDS encoding phytanoyl-CoA dioxygenase family protein, giving the protein MKNELSQQQVAQYRHDGFLVIEDFLSADELAFWREALDAAVAKRNGNKMPDRKEVYGKGDDADKAYYDNVFDQLINLWQDNEGIKQIMLDERLGKMAAQLADVDGIRIWHDQALIKKPWANPTSWHLDTPYWSFSDRRALSIWVALDDATYENGCLFFIPGSYHTTTFENPGIGKNMGAIFTTYPEFKGSKSVAAPMKAGSCSFHNGLTIHGAHANMTPGYRRAMTCAYMPDGNTYNGIQNIISDADVANIKVGDLLNNDRLNPLIYSRTK; this is encoded by the coding sequence ATGAAAAATGAGCTTTCGCAACAACAAGTTGCGCAATACCGCCATGACGGTTTCCTGGTGATTGAAGATTTTTTAAGTGCCGATGAACTCGCCTTTTGGCGGGAGGCATTGGATGCCGCCGTTGCCAAAAGAAACGGCAATAAAATGCCCGACAGAAAAGAAGTATATGGCAAAGGCGATGATGCCGATAAAGCCTATTATGATAATGTATTTGATCAGCTGATAAACCTGTGGCAGGATAACGAAGGCATAAAACAGATCATGCTTGATGAGCGTCTTGGTAAAATGGCCGCCCAACTGGCCGATGTTGATGGTATCAGGATCTGGCATGATCAGGCCCTGATCAAAAAGCCATGGGCCAACCCTACATCATGGCATTTGGATACCCCCTACTGGTCATTCAGCGACCGCCGGGCTTTATCTATTTGGGTGGCTTTGGATGATGCTACTTACGAAAACGGCTGCCTGTTCTTCATTCCGGGCTCTTATCATACAACTACATTTGAAAACCCGGGCATAGGCAAAAACATGGGCGCTATTTTCACCACCTACCCGGAGTTTAAAGGAAGTAAATCTGTAGCTGCGCCCATGAAAGCGGGTAGCTGCTCGTTTCATAACGGTCTTACCATACACGGCGCGCACGCTAATATGACACCCGGATACCGGCGCGCCATGACCTGCGCATACATGCCCGACGGCAATACCTACAACGGCATACAAAATATTATAAGCGACGCGGATGTTGCCAACATAAAAGTGGGTGACTTGTTAAATAACGACAGGCTCAACCCTTTGATATATAGCCGCACAAAGTAA
- a CDS encoding SusC/RagA family TonB-linked outer membrane protein, producing MKRKILLFDPWKHMLAVIIGLLMYLPFNAGAQVAVTGTVKDSLSSEPVVGVSVMLKGTSTGAQTDVNGKFRINAPVGGVLIFRYIGYKEQQLTVPAGAVLDVRMASISQGLKEVVVVSYGTQARREITGAVSSINTKEVKDMPVANIGQKLQGKLAGVQINQNSGTPGAEMTFRIRGAASINAGNNPLIVIDGFPSQSGLQTLSPDEIESISVLKDASASSLYGSRAANGVVLVTTKQGKAGIKTLDFSAYTGVQSVPDRGKPDLMNAQEFAQFKKEFYEDKARYEGYTGGVPSVYQNPEQYAGNAGTNWFDVLLRNAVSQNYNLAFSSGTKDLKTAVNLNYNKQEGVMLNSYDERFTARSNNIYNASDRLTLGVNLELSYGNNQVVPGLDNGRNIIENAFLMDPTVKYKNADGSYPVSFSQPGMFPNPNYYLVLTQITNKTKAARVLANGFAEVKLIDGLKFKTTINVNTDNTVNRQFTPSTAQGGLGSAPPQPASGSYNTSNFLTWLSENTLNYQKAFNKHHIDFLAGYSYQKYSTENSSIAASQFPDDNIQWINAATTRIGNADASQSALISLFGRLNYNFDSKYLISLNFRRDGSSRFGANTKYGNFPSGSVGWVASEEDFLKKVKPISFLKFRVSAGKTGNYNIGDYSYLANVNSNNYVFGNSVTPGKALNGIGNNNLTWETTVSYDAGLDLELFNSRIAFTYDYYWKKTDGLLYGIDIPVQSGFSTITSNIGRFDFWGHEFTINSKNLVGDFKWNTGFNISFDRNLVKKLGTNDAPIGGYGEYWDDNRTAVGHPIGLFYGYINTGVYMTQQEFDTQPHDATAMVGTARFKDVSGPDGKPDGKIDSYDRTFIGNPNPTFTYGITNSFSYKNVDLSIVMAGSVGNDIADDAFQSTENLDGVFNVRKGVANRWRSPEDPGDGIYPRTRTGTTEDFRNFTSRQVFKATYLAVKNITLGYTVPVKKLKYFRNLRAYVSAQNAFIFTKYPGMNPEAGLAGLNGLNQGRDFTGYPIPRILSVGLNAGF from the coding sequence ATGAAAAGAAAAATTCTACTTTTTGACCCCTGGAAGCATATGCTGGCCGTCATCATCGGTCTGCTGATGTACCTTCCGTTCAATGCCGGTGCGCAGGTAGCAGTAACCGGTACTGTAAAAGATTCCCTTAGCTCCGAGCCGGTAGTTGGTGTTTCCGTTATGTTAAAAGGCACTTCAACCGGTGCGCAGACAGATGTTAACGGAAAATTCAGAATCAACGCGCCGGTTGGCGGCGTATTGATATTTAGGTATATCGGCTACAAAGAGCAACAATTAACCGTTCCGGCGGGTGCTGTTTTAGATGTACGCATGGCGTCCATTTCGCAAGGACTAAAGGAAGTTGTTGTAGTGAGCTACGGTACCCAGGCCCGGCGCGAAATTACCGGCGCTGTTAGCTCGATCAATACAAAAGAGGTAAAGGATATGCCGGTAGCCAATATCGGGCAGAAACTGCAGGGTAAGCTTGCCGGCGTACAGATTAACCAAAACTCCGGAACGCCGGGTGCTGAAATGACCTTCAGGATCAGGGGGGCGGCATCCATTAACGCCGGTAATAACCCGCTCATCGTTATCGACGGTTTCCCGTCGCAAAGCGGCTTGCAAACTTTAAGCCCTGATGAGATCGAATCTATCTCCGTTTTGAAAGATGCTTCCGCTTCGTCGCTATATGGCTCACGTGCTGCTAACGGCGTTGTTTTGGTAACAACCAAGCAGGGTAAAGCCGGTATTAAAACGCTTGATTTCAGCGCTTACACCGGCGTACAATCGGTACCAGATCGTGGTAAACCTGATTTGATGAACGCGCAGGAATTTGCTCAATTCAAAAAGGAGTTTTATGAGGATAAAGCCCGCTATGAAGGTTATACCGGCGGCGTGCCATCTGTATATCAAAACCCTGAACAATATGCAGGAAACGCGGGCACCAACTGGTTTGATGTGTTGCTGCGCAATGCGGTATCGCAAAATTATAACCTCGCTTTCAGTTCGGGTACCAAAGATTTGAAAACCGCGGTAAACTTAAACTATAACAAGCAGGAGGGGGTAATGCTCAACTCCTATGATGAGCGCTTTACGGCAAGATCAAACAATATCTACAACGCATCGGACAGGCTTACGCTTGGCGTCAATCTGGAGTTATCTTATGGTAACAACCAGGTAGTGCCGGGGTTAGATAACGGGCGTAATATCATTGAAAATGCCTTTTTAATGGATCCAACGGTTAAATACAAAAATGCCGACGGCAGCTACCCGGTGTCGTTCTCTCAACCGGGCATGTTCCCAAATCCTAACTATTATTTGGTGTTAACGCAAATCACCAATAAAACAAAGGCTGCAAGGGTACTGGCTAATGGTTTTGCTGAAGTTAAATTGATAGATGGCCTTAAATTCAAAACTACCATCAACGTTAATACCGATAATACGGTTAACCGCCAGTTTACACCTTCAACAGCGCAGGGCGGTTTAGGCAGCGCACCACCACAACCAGCAAGCGGTAGTTACAATACCAGCAATTTTTTAACCTGGCTTAGCGAAAATACCTTAAACTACCAGAAGGCATTTAACAAACATCATATTGATTTCCTGGCTGGTTACAGTTACCAAAAATACTCTACAGAAAACAGTTCTATTGCTGCCAGCCAGTTTCCGGATGATAACATTCAATGGATAAACGCTGCTACTACCCGTATTGGTAACGCGGATGCCAGCCAGTCGGCATTGATTTCACTTTTTGGTAGATTGAACTATAACTTCGACAGTAAATACCTGATCTCGTTAAACTTCAGGCGGGACGGTTCATCTCGCTTTGGCGCTAACACCAAATACGGAAATTTCCCTTCAGGCTCAGTTGGCTGGGTTGCTTCGGAGGAGGATTTCTTAAAGAAGGTTAAACCTATCAGTTTCCTTAAATTCAGGGTGAGTGCCGGTAAAACAGGTAACTATAACATTGGCGATTACAGCTATTTAGCCAATGTAAACAGCAATAACTATGTTTTTGGCAACAGCGTAACACCCGGTAAAGCGCTGAACGGTATAGGTAACAACAACCTTACCTGGGAAACTACCGTTAGTTACGATGCCGGTTTGGATTTGGAGCTTTTTAATAGCCGCATTGCCTTTACTTATGACTATTATTGGAAGAAGACCGACGGTCTGTTGTATGGCATCGATATCCCAGTACAATCGGGCTTCTCAACTATTACATCAAACATAGGCCGGTTTGATTTCTGGGGACATGAGTTTACCATTAACTCAAAAAACCTGGTTGGCGATTTTAAATGGAATACCGGCTTCAACATCTCGTTCGACAGGAATTTGGTGAAGAAGTTAGGAACTAACGACGCGCCGATTGGCGGCTATGGCGAATACTGGGACGATAACCGGACTGCTGTTGGCCACCCGATAGGTTTGTTTTATGGCTATATTAATACAGGCGTGTACATGACACAGCAGGAGTTTGATACCCAGCCGCACGATGCCACAGCCATGGTTGGTACCGCCCGTTTTAAAGATGTAAGCGGTCCGGATGGTAAGCCGGACGGGAAGATTGACAGCTACGACCGTACTTTTATCGGTAACCCGAACCCTACATTTACATATGGTATCACCAACAGCTTTAGTTATAAAAACGTTGATCTGAGCATTGTTATGGCCGGTTCGGTTGGCAATGATATCGCGGACGATGCTTTTCAATCTACCGAAAACCTCGACGGTGTATTTAACGTGCGTAAAGGTGTGGCAAACCGCTGGAGATCACCAGAAGATCCTGGTGATGGTATCTACCCCCGTACAAGAACCGGTACTACCGAAGACTTCCGTAATTTCACCAGCCGTCAGGTTTTTAAAGCTACTTACCTCGCCGTAAAAAATATCACCTTAGGGTATACTGTTCCGGTTAAAAAGCTCAAGTATTTCAGAAACCTGCGTGCTTACGTGAGTGCGCAAAATGCTTTCATTTTCACCAAATATCCAGGTATGAATCCAGAGGCGGGGCTTGCAGGTTTGAACGGCCTGAACCAGGGACGTGATTTTACAGGATATCCCATTCCGCGGATCCTTTCCGTGGGTTTAAACGCGGGTTTTTAA